One Vigna unguiculata cultivar IT97K-499-35 chromosome 7, ASM411807v1, whole genome shotgun sequence genomic region harbors:
- the LOC114190625 gene encoding UDP-N-acetylglucosamine--dolichyl-phosphate N-acetylglucosaminephosphotransferase-like, whose translation MGARKRLSSSEPSSSVVKEDTQNKPQEKPNLADPPIAPPKWGLLLKLSLLVIPYLYLLFYYYPIEPELRRSILINAGMSLAGLFVTIKVIPVASRYVQKRNLFGYDINKKGTPQGNVKVPESLGIVVGIVFLVVAILFQYFNFTADSNWLVEYNAALACICFMTLLGFVDDVLDVPWRVKLLLPSIAALPLLMAYAGHTTIVIPKPLVAHIGIEILDLGWIYKLYMGLLAVFCTNSINIHAGLNGLEVGQTVVIASAILIHNIMQIGASTDPEYKQAHAFSIYLVQPLLATSLGLLSYNWYPSSVFVGDTFTYFAGMTMAVIGILGHFSETLLIFFLPQVLNFLLSLPQLSGYIPCPRHRLPRFDPQTGLLTGTNDGTLVNFFLRNLGRKSEKAICIYLLAFQAIACCFCFLLRHFLAGWYK comes from the exons ATGGGAGCACGAAAGAGACTCTCTTCTTCTGAACCTTCTTCGTCTGTGGTGAAGGAAGACACACAGAACAAACCCCAAGAAAAACCGAACCTTGCAGACCCTCCAATTGCGCCTCCCAAATGGGGTCTTCTTCTGAAGCTCTCTCTCCTGGTGATTCCTTACTTGTACCTTCTCTTTTACTACTACCCCATCGAACCAGAACTCCGGAGATCGATCCTCATAAATGCCGGAATGAGCCTTGCGGGGTTGTTCGTGACGATCAAGGTGATTCCCGTCGCGTCCAGATACGTTCAGAAGAGAAATCTCTTTGGCTATGATATCAACAAGAAGGGCACCCCTCAGGGAAATGTCAAAGT GCCTGAGTCGTTAGGCATAGTTGTTGGTATTGTCTTCTTGGTGGTGGCAATCTTGTTTCAATATTTTAACTTCACAGCAGATTCAAAC TGGCTTGTTGAATATAATGCAGCATTAGCATGCATCTGTTTCATGACATTACTGGGTTTTGTCGACGATGTCCTTGATGTCCCTTGGAGGGT aaaattACTACTCCCATCAATTGCTGCACTTCCTCTGTTAATGGCATATGCTGGACACACAACTATAGTTATACCAAAGCCACTTGTTGCACACATTGGGATAGAGATTTTGGATCTTG GATGGATATATAAACTTTATATGGGGCTGTTGGCTGTTTTCTGCACAAATTCTATCAATATACATGCTGGATTAAATGGCCTAGAAGTTGGGCAGACGGTGGTTATTGCATCAGCT ATCCTGATACACAACATTATGCAAATTGGAGCATCAACAGATCCTGAATATAAGCAAGCACATGCATTCTCTATTTACTTAGTTCAGCCTTTGCTTGCTACATCTTTGGGCTTACTTTCTTACAACTG GTATCCCTCTTCAGTTTTTGTTGGAGATACATTTACATACTTTGCGGGGATGACTATGGCCGTGATTGGTATTTTAGGCCATTTTAG TGAAACTCTGTTGATTTTCTTCCTACCCCAAGTTTTGAACTTTCTCTTGTCACTTCCCCAG CTTTCTGGCTATATTCCGTGTCCACGTCATCGTCTGCCAAG GTTTGACCCTCAAACTGGACTACTCACTGGGACAAATGATGGGACACTCGTTAACTTCTTCCTAAGAAATTTAGGCCGCAAATCTGAAAAGGCAATTTGTATTTATCTTCTTGCTTTCCAG GCTATAGCGTGCTGTTTCTGTTTCTTGCTAAGGCATTTCCTTGCTGGTTGGTACAAATGA
- the LOC114190297 gene encoding DNA-(apurinic or apyrimidinic site) lyase, chloroplastic isoform X1, with protein sequence MKQLLQFVSTTSINLTSFAVLRKHLNATTLVCSTVKAMGSKRSLSNSSKPISSFVEGKKHVVEENDVNMYSLEIERLRNDPTIVETMTFQELRKTLKRFRIPAKGRKDDLLSALKSFMDTSVCEQDSHIREEQGLLISADNTSVEVEAKRALNEDHVENVNETSEIFELNQGKKRLKQSESERKTVKVATKEKISPKSDGDADFKPSRAKRKISSDVVSIVTESAEISTATIQTEPWTVLAHKKPQKGWIAYNPKTMRPPPLDKDSKFVKILSWNVNGLRALLKSEGFSALQLAQREDFDILCLQETKLQEKDIEEIKQRLIDGYDNSFWTCSISKLGYSGTAIISRIKPLSVRYGLGISDHDSEGRLVTAEFDTFYLICGYIPNSGDGLKRLSYRVTQWDPSLSNYLKELEKSKPVILTGDLNCAHEEIDIYNPAGNKRSAGFTDEERKSFATNFLSRGFIDTFRRQHPGVIGYTYWGYRHGGRKNNRGWRLDYFLVSESIADKVHDSYILPDVNGSDHCPIGLIVKF encoded by the exons ATGAAACAACTCCTGCAATTCGTATCTACCACCTCTATCAATCTCACCAG CTTTGCAGTGCTTCGGAAGCATTTGAATGCTACTACATTGGTTTGTTCAACTGTGAAAGCAATGGGGTCCAAAAGATCCCTTTCAAATTCATCAAAACCAATTTCATCATTTGTTGAGGGCAAGAAGCATGTTGTTGAG GAGAATGATGTTAATATGTATTCGCTTGAGATTGAGAGACTAAGAAATGACCCGACAATAGTAGAAACAATGACTTTTCAGGAACTCCGGAAAACATTGAA GAGGTTTAGGATCCCTGCTAAAGGTCGTAAAGATGATCTTTTGTCTGCCTTGAAAAGTTTCATGGACACTAGCGTGTGCG AACAAGATTCTCATATAAGAGAAGAGCAAGGACTATTAATTTCTGCTGACAATACTTCTGTAGAAGTGGAGGCTAAAAGGGCATTGAATGAAGACCATGTTGAAAATGTCAATGAAACTTCAGAGATATTTGAACTTAACCAGGGTaagaaaagattaaaacaatCTGAATCTGAGAGAAAAACTGTCAAAGTGGCAACCAAGGAGAAGATTTCACCGAAATCAGATGGTGATGCAG ATTTTAAGCCTTCGAGGGCAAAGAGAAAAATATCTTCAGATGTTGTTAGCATTGTTACGGAGTCAGCTGAAATCAGTACAGCTACCATTCAAACTGAACCATGGACAGTTCTAGCCCACAAGAAACCTCAAAAAGGTTGGATTGCATATAATCCTAAAACAATGAGACCACCACCGCTTGATAAAGATTCAAAATTTGTCAAGATTTTGTCATGGAATGTCAATGGATTGAGAGCATTGCTAAAATCAGAAGGATTCTCTGCACTTCAACTTGCCCAAAGGGAAGACTTTGATATATTGTGTTTGCAAGAGACTAAACTGCAG GAGAAGGATATTGAGGAAATCAAACAGCGTCTAATAGATGGCTATGATAACAGCTTTTGGACATGTAGTATTTCTAAGCTTGGTTATTCTGGAACAGCAATTATCTCAAGG atAAAGCCACTTTCAGTTAGATATGGCCTAGGTATATCTGATCATGATAGTGAGGGTAGACTTGTGACAGCTGagtttgatacattttatttGATATGTGGATACATCCCTAATTCTGGAGATGGCTTGAAAAGACTG TCTTACAGGGTGACTCAATGGGATCCATCTCTcagcaattatttaaaa GAATTGGAAAAGTCAAAACCGGTAATTTTGACTGGTGATCTAAATTGTGCTCATGAAGAGATAGACATATACAACCCTGCT GGTAACAAGAGAAGTGCTGGGTTTACAGATGAAGAGAGGAAATCATTTGCAACAAACTTCTTATCTAGGGGATTCATAGATACCTTTAGAAGGCAGCACCCTGGTGTTATTGGATATACTTACTGGGGTTATCGGCATGGTGGGCGCAAGAATAACAGAG GGTGGCGTCTTGATTATTTCCTCGTCTCAGAATCCATTGCTGACAAAGTTCATGATTCATACATTCTTCCTGATGTTAATGGTAGTGATCATTGCCCTATTGGTCTTATTGTCAAGTTCTAG
- the LOC114190624 gene encoding U4/U6 small nuclear ribonucleoprotein PRP4-like protein produces MEVEKENVTAEPSLPASDGQDTISDNSSLPHSIQTIIPPVIAPSVVPPLAPIPTIPPPRPLAPLPVRPPVIRPPVPQNGEVRSSDSDSDNDDSNTRINQGTGEYEISEESRLVRDRQEKAMQELMMKRRAAALAVPTNDMAVRARLRHLGEPITLFGEREMERRDRLRMIMAKLDAEGQLEKLMKAHEDEEAAASAPKDEAEEELQYPFYTEGSKALLDARIYIAKYSLARAALRIQRAQRRRDDPDEDMDAEIDWALKQAGNLSLEFSEIGDDRPLSGCSFSRDGKWLATCSLTGASKLWNMPKIKKHSTVKGHTERATDVAFSPVHDHLATASADRTAKYWNDQGSLLKTFEGHLDRLARIAFHPSGKYLGTASFDKTWRLWDIETGEELLLQEGHSRSLYGLAFHRDGSLAASCGLDSLARVWDLRTGRSILALEGHVKPVLGISFSPNGYHLATGGEDNTCRIWDLRKKKSFYTIPAHSNLISQVKFEPQEGYFLVTASYDMTAKVWSGRDFKPVKTLSGHEAKVTSVDVLGDGGHIVTVSHDRTIKLWSSNTNEQAMDVD; encoded by the exons ATGGAagtggaaaaggaaaatgttacTGCAGAACCATCTTTACCCGCCTCCGATGGTCAAGATACTATTTCTGATAATTCATCTCTGCCCCATTCAATACAAACTATTATTCCTCCTGTTATTGCACCTTCTGTTGTGCCTCCTTTAGCGCCAATTCCCACAATTCCTCCCCCTCGCCCACTGGCACCACTTCCAGTTCGGCCACCAGTTATTAGGCCACCTGTGCCACAAAATGGCGAGGTTAGATCAAGTGACTCTGACTCGGACAATGATGACTCAAATACAAGAATTAACCAGGGGACTGGGGAGTATGAGATATCTGAAGAGAGTAGACTGGTGAGAGATCGGCAGGAAAAGGCAATGCAGGAACTCATGATGAAGAGGCGGGCAGCTGCTCTTGCTGTACCTACGAATGATATGGCTGTGCGAGCTCGGCTTCGGCATCTTGGTGAGCCAATAACTCTGTTTGGTGAGAGAGAGATGGAGAGGAGGGACAGGTTACGGATGATTATGGCAAAGCTAGATGCAGAAGGTCAGCTGGAGAAGCTGATGAAAGCTCATGAGGACGAAGAGGCTGCGGCTTCTGCTCCAAAAGACGAAGCTGAGGAAGAACTGCAGTATCCTTTCTACACTGAAGGGTCAAAGGCTCTCCTGGATGCCAGAATTTATATTGCCAAATATTCTTTGGCAAGGGCAGCATTACGAATTCAACGTGCACAGAGAAGAAGGGATGATCCAGATGAAGATATGGATGCAGAGATAGATTGGGCATTGAAGCAGGCTGGGAATTTGAGTCTCGAATTCAGTGAAATTGGAGATGATCGGCCCCTTTCTGGTTGCTCATTCTCAAGGGATGGAAAATGGCTTGCCACCTG TTCTCTGACGGGAGCTTCCAAGTTGTGGAACATGCCCAAAATAAAAAAGCATTCCACCGTGAAGGGGCACACAGAACGTGCTACAGATGTTGCTTTTTCTCCTGTTCATGATCATTTAGCAACTGCCTCTGCTGATCGAACAGCAAAGTATTGGAATGATCAAGGATCACTTTTGAAGACATTTGAGGGTCATCTGGACCGTCTTGCCCGCATTGCCTTCCATCCATCAGGGAAGTACCTGGGCACTGCTAGTTTTGACAAGACATGGAGATTATGGGACATAGAAACAGGGGAGGAGTTGCTTCTTCAAGAAGGACATAGTAGAAGTTTGTATGGCCTGGCTTTCCATCGCGATGGATCATTAGCTGCATCTTGTGGACTAGACTCTCTGGCTCGTGTTTGGGACCTCCGAACTGGAAGAAGTATTCTTGCTCTGGAAGGTCATGTGAAACCG GTTCTTGGCATCAGTTTTTCACCTAATGGATATCATCTAGCCACTGGTGGTGAAGACAACACGTGTCGGATTTGGGATTTGAGGAAGAAGAAATCCTTTTATACTATTCCTGCTCACTCGAATTTAATATCACAAGTTAAATTTGAGCCACAAGAAGGTTACTTTTTGGTAACTGCCTCGTATGACATGACTGCTAAG GTTTGGTCAGGCCGTGACTTTAAGCCTGTGAAGACACTATCTGGGCATGAAGCAAAAGTTACCTCTGTGGATGTTCTTGGAG ATGGCGGCCACATTGTTACCGTCTCCCATGATCGCACCATAAAACTGTGGTCCAGCAATACGAACGAACAAGCAATGGATGTTGATTAA
- the LOC114190297 gene encoding DNA-(apurinic or apyrimidinic site) lyase, chloroplastic isoform X2, whose amino-acid sequence MGSKRSLSNSSKPISSFVEGKKHVVEENDVNMYSLEIERLRNDPTIVETMTFQELRKTLKRFRIPAKGRKDDLLSALKSFMDTSVCEQDSHIREEQGLLISADNTSVEVEAKRALNEDHVENVNETSEIFELNQGKKRLKQSESERKTVKVATKEKISPKSDGDADFKPSRAKRKISSDVVSIVTESAEISTATIQTEPWTVLAHKKPQKGWIAYNPKTMRPPPLDKDSKFVKILSWNVNGLRALLKSEGFSALQLAQREDFDILCLQETKLQEKDIEEIKQRLIDGYDNSFWTCSISKLGYSGTAIISRIKPLSVRYGLGISDHDSEGRLVTAEFDTFYLICGYIPNSGDGLKRLSYRVTQWDPSLSNYLKELEKSKPVILTGDLNCAHEEIDIYNPAGNKRSAGFTDEERKSFATNFLSRGFIDTFRRQHPGVIGYTYWGYRHGGRKNNRGWRLDYFLVSESIADKVHDSYILPDVNGSDHCPIGLIVKF is encoded by the exons ATGGGGTCCAAAAGATCCCTTTCAAATTCATCAAAACCAATTTCATCATTTGTTGAGGGCAAGAAGCATGTTGTTGAG GAGAATGATGTTAATATGTATTCGCTTGAGATTGAGAGACTAAGAAATGACCCGACAATAGTAGAAACAATGACTTTTCAGGAACTCCGGAAAACATTGAA GAGGTTTAGGATCCCTGCTAAAGGTCGTAAAGATGATCTTTTGTCTGCCTTGAAAAGTTTCATGGACACTAGCGTGTGCG AACAAGATTCTCATATAAGAGAAGAGCAAGGACTATTAATTTCTGCTGACAATACTTCTGTAGAAGTGGAGGCTAAAAGGGCATTGAATGAAGACCATGTTGAAAATGTCAATGAAACTTCAGAGATATTTGAACTTAACCAGGGTaagaaaagattaaaacaatCTGAATCTGAGAGAAAAACTGTCAAAGTGGCAACCAAGGAGAAGATTTCACCGAAATCAGATGGTGATGCAG ATTTTAAGCCTTCGAGGGCAAAGAGAAAAATATCTTCAGATGTTGTTAGCATTGTTACGGAGTCAGCTGAAATCAGTACAGCTACCATTCAAACTGAACCATGGACAGTTCTAGCCCACAAGAAACCTCAAAAAGGTTGGATTGCATATAATCCTAAAACAATGAGACCACCACCGCTTGATAAAGATTCAAAATTTGTCAAGATTTTGTCATGGAATGTCAATGGATTGAGAGCATTGCTAAAATCAGAAGGATTCTCTGCACTTCAACTTGCCCAAAGGGAAGACTTTGATATATTGTGTTTGCAAGAGACTAAACTGCAG GAGAAGGATATTGAGGAAATCAAACAGCGTCTAATAGATGGCTATGATAACAGCTTTTGGACATGTAGTATTTCTAAGCTTGGTTATTCTGGAACAGCAATTATCTCAAGG atAAAGCCACTTTCAGTTAGATATGGCCTAGGTATATCTGATCATGATAGTGAGGGTAGACTTGTGACAGCTGagtttgatacattttatttGATATGTGGATACATCCCTAATTCTGGAGATGGCTTGAAAAGACTG TCTTACAGGGTGACTCAATGGGATCCATCTCTcagcaattatttaaaa GAATTGGAAAAGTCAAAACCGGTAATTTTGACTGGTGATCTAAATTGTGCTCATGAAGAGATAGACATATACAACCCTGCT GGTAACAAGAGAAGTGCTGGGTTTACAGATGAAGAGAGGAAATCATTTGCAACAAACTTCTTATCTAGGGGATTCATAGATACCTTTAGAAGGCAGCACCCTGGTGTTATTGGATATACTTACTGGGGTTATCGGCATGGTGGGCGCAAGAATAACAGAG GGTGGCGTCTTGATTATTTCCTCGTCTCAGAATCCATTGCTGACAAAGTTCATGATTCATACATTCTTCCTGATGTTAATGGTAGTGATCATTGCCCTATTGGTCTTATTGTCAAGTTCTAG
- the LOC114190578 gene encoding EKC/KEOPS complex subunit TP53RK-like, with the protein MATETDSRDSSLTLLKQGAEARVFESSFVGRRCVVKERFSKKYRHPTLDSKLTLKRLNAEARCVTKARKLGVCTPVLYAVDTVLHTLTFEYVEGPSVKDVFLEFGSRGLGEEGLDNIATQIGHAIGKLHDGGLVHGDLTTSNMLLKNGTNELVLIDFGLSFTSTLPEDKAVDLYVLERAILSMHSSCGNVMDRILAAYRKSSKQWSSTLNKLAQVRQRGRKRTMVG; encoded by the exons ATGGCAACTGAAACTGACTCAAGAGATAGCTCTCTCACTTTGCTCAAACAAGGAGCGGAGGCT AGGGTTTTTGAGTCTTCTTTTGTGGGAAGGAGATGTGTTGTCAAGGAACGCTTCTCAAAGAAGTACAGGCATCCAACTTTGGATTCTAAATTGACACTGAAGCGCTTAAATGCG GAAGCGAGGTGCGTGACCAAAGCAAGGAAACTTGGGGTTTGTACTCCCGTGCTGTATGCTGTGGATACTGTGTTGCACACTTTAACGTTTGAGTATGTTGAGGGCCCTTCAGTGAAGGATGTATTTCTTGAATTCGGGTCTCGTGGCCTTGGTGAAGAGGGTCTGGACAACATTGCTACCCAAATTGGTCATGCAATTGGAAAACTACATGATGGTGGTCTTGTTCATGGTGATTTAACAACATCAAACATGTTGCTCAAGAATGGTACCAATGAGTTG GTTCTTATTGATTTTGGTTTGAGCTTCACTTCAACTCTACCGGAAGATAAAGCTGTTGATTTGTATGTTCTGGAAAGAGCTATTCTGTCGATGCATTCTTCATGTGGGAATGTG ATGGATCGGATACTTGCTGCATACCGCAAATCATCAAAACAGTGGTCATCCACATTGAACAAGTTGGCACAAG TGAGGCAAAGAGGACGAAAGAGGACCATGGTTGGATGA